The following are encoded in a window of Kitasatospora sp. NBC_01250 genomic DNA:
- a CDS encoding MFS transporter: protein MTDTPSPTKRLTGWPAFLTLWSGQTVSAIGSGMFAFAVGLWVYERSHSATQFGLIMVFDLLPGLLLAPYVGVLVDRIDRRTAMIAGNAGAALSSLAVLLLVHTHHPALWPLYPALVIGSLAGMVQGTAYDAALAPMIDERHRGRANGLVQVGQAVAEVLSPLLAGALMLTVKVTGVVLLDLFSFLFAIVTLLPLRIPTVLEEDEEDGPAGAEDTFAYGWRFIRQRPALLGLLLMFAALNFAVGLAAVAVTPWVLSFAGPGSLGAVLTAGGAGMLVGGVLMTAWGGTRRRVHALLGGLLLEGLCIALQGVHPTAVLVGAGLFGFYLFLPVVNASSSAIWQGRVPPGAQGRVFAVRRMVAQITAPLAYFTAGPLIDLAFRHLLTPGSWAHHVFPMLGTGSGRGIGVLFLFMGAAVVVIALLGLASPGLRSVEQPESPAEAPEPVPAV from the coding sequence GTGACTGACACCCCGTCCCCGACCAAGCGCCTGACCGGCTGGCCGGCCTTCCTGACCCTGTGGTCGGGCCAGACCGTCTCGGCGATCGGCTCCGGCATGTTCGCCTTCGCCGTGGGCCTGTGGGTCTACGAGCGCAGCCACTCGGCCACCCAGTTCGGCCTGATCATGGTCTTCGACCTGCTGCCGGGCCTGCTGCTGGCCCCCTACGTCGGCGTCCTGGTGGACCGGATCGACCGGCGCACCGCGATGATCGCCGGCAACGCCGGTGCGGCGCTGAGCAGCCTGGCCGTCCTGCTGCTGGTACACACCCACCACCCGGCGCTGTGGCCGCTCTACCCGGCGCTGGTGATCGGCTCGCTGGCCGGGATGGTCCAGGGCACCGCCTACGACGCGGCCCTCGCCCCGATGATCGACGAACGCCACCGCGGGCGCGCCAACGGCCTGGTCCAGGTCGGCCAGGCGGTGGCCGAGGTGCTCTCGCCGCTGCTCGCCGGCGCCCTGATGCTCACCGTCAAGGTCACCGGCGTGGTGCTGCTCGACCTCTTCTCCTTCCTGTTCGCGATCGTGACGCTGCTGCCGCTGCGGATCCCGACGGTGCTGGAGGAGGACGAGGAGGACGGCCCGGCCGGCGCCGAGGACACCTTCGCCTACGGCTGGCGGTTCATCCGGCAGCGCCCGGCCCTGCTCGGCCTGCTGCTGATGTTCGCGGCGCTGAACTTCGCGGTGGGCCTGGCGGCGGTCGCGGTGACCCCCTGGGTGCTCTCCTTCGCGGGGCCCGGCTCGCTGGGCGCGGTGCTGACCGCGGGCGGCGCCGGGATGCTCGTCGGCGGGGTGCTGATGACCGCCTGGGGCGGCACCCGGCGCCGGGTGCACGCGCTGCTCGGCGGCCTGCTGCTGGAGGGGCTGTGCATAGCGCTGCAGGGAGTGCACCCCACGGCCGTGCTGGTCGGGGCCGGCCTGTTCGGCTTCTACCTCTTCCTGCCGGTGGTCAACGCCTCCTCCTCGGCGATCTGGCAGGGCCGGGTACCGCCCGGCGCCCAGGGCCGGGTCTTCGCGGTGCGCCGGATGGTGGCCCAGATCACCGCCCCGCTGGCCTACTTCACCGCCGGCCCGCTGATCGACCTGGCCTTCCGGCACCTGCTCACCCCCGGCAGCTGGGCGCACCACGTGTTCCCGATGCTGGGCACCGGCTCCGGGCGCGGCATCGGCGTGCTCTTCCTGTTCATGGGCGCGGCCGTGGTGGTGATCGCCCTGCTCGGCCTGGCCAGCCCGGGGCTGCGCTCGGTGGAGCAGCCCGAGAGCCCGGCCGAGGCCCCGGAGCCGGTACCGGCCGTCTGA